In Haloterrigena turkmenica DSM 5511, a single genomic region encodes these proteins:
- a CDS encoding segregation and condensation protein A has translation MTSEPPRGSENASAEGASRESPRDSEKPSDARRERSDPRDGDHDEFYTDGGRDDIPLNITGHEEREPPGESSSETDSSAGDTPRDAESEASVLEFSEDEASDADVDADEAGDDADDDEVEPVELLVQLAKDGEIDPWDIDVVRVTDKFLEAIEDADLRTSGRALFYASVLLRMKSDELFATDEPEEEELPPWEAPFADEGAMEPEGDDGGAHPPGFDPVESLEAEMERRLERKQARGKPETLDELVRELRSAERDSWWKESRSYDTSESPQGYDRGVQELDYHANDDFRVDDEPTSDDVTHTTHEEDIEAVIDDVEAELEVQYDEGREEVLYAEIEAVGGTRVMTYLALLFLAHRGRIRLEQDDLFGDLWIQNAAAETDADEAIAD, from the coding sequence GTGACTAGCGAGCCGCCACGCGGCTCGGAGAATGCGAGCGCCGAAGGCGCGAGCAGAGAGTCGCCACGCGACTCCGAAAAGCCGAGCGATGCGAGGCGCGAACGAAGCGACCCGAGAGACGGTGATCACGACGAGTTCTATACGGACGGGGGACGGGACGATATCCCCCTGAACATCACCGGTCACGAGGAACGGGAGCCGCCCGGAGAATCGAGTTCGGAGACGGACTCGAGCGCGGGCGACACGCCTCGAGACGCCGAGTCAGAGGCGTCGGTCCTCGAGTTCTCGGAGGACGAGGCGTCGGACGCCGATGTCGACGCGGACGAAGCGGGTGACGATGCGGACGACGACGAAGTCGAGCCCGTCGAGTTACTGGTGCAACTCGCCAAGGACGGCGAGATCGATCCGTGGGACATCGACGTCGTACGGGTGACCGACAAGTTCCTCGAGGCGATCGAGGACGCCGACCTGCGCACGTCAGGGCGGGCGCTGTTCTACGCGAGCGTCCTCCTCCGGATGAAAAGCGACGAACTGTTCGCCACCGACGAGCCCGAGGAGGAGGAACTGCCGCCGTGGGAGGCACCCTTCGCCGACGAGGGAGCGATGGAACCCGAGGGCGACGACGGCGGCGCGCACCCGCCCGGATTCGACCCCGTCGAGAGCCTCGAGGCCGAGATGGAACGGCGCCTCGAGCGCAAACAGGCACGCGGCAAGCCAGAGACGCTGGACGAACTCGTCCGAGAGCTGCGGTCGGCCGAGCGCGACTCCTGGTGGAAGGAATCGCGCAGTTACGACACGAGCGAGTCGCCCCAGGGGTACGATCGGGGCGTCCAAGAACTCGACTACCACGCCAACGACGACTTCCGGGTCGACGACGAACCGACCAGCGACGACGTCACCCACACGACCCACGAGGAGGACATCGAGGCCGTCATCGACGACGTCGAGGCAGAACTCGAGGTCCAGTACGACGAGGGCCGCGAGGAGGTGCTGTACGCCGAAATCGAGGCCGTCGGCGGGACGCGCGTGATGACCTACCTGGCGCTGCTCTTTCTCGCCCACCGCGGCCGGATCCGTCTCGAGCAGGACGACCTGTTCGGCGACCTCTGGATCCAGAATGCCGCCGCGGAGACGGACGCGGACGAAGCGATCGCTGACTGA
- the smc gene encoding chromosome segregation protein SMC, with product MYIKALVLDNFKSFGRKTKIPFYEDFTVITGPNGSGKSNIIDAVLFALGLARTRGIRAEKLTDLIYNPGHDDGDSSGGPREATVEVILDNSDGTLTRSQVVNAAGSEDVGDVDEIRIRRRVKETEDNYYSYYYLNDRAVNLSDIQDLLAQAGVTPEGYNVVMQGDVTEIINMTPHARREIIDEIAGVAEFDAKKEDAFEELEVVEERIDEAELRIEEKRDRLDQLADERRQAMRYRRLRREKEEYEGYKKASELEEKRDELADAEETAAELEGELEDLQRELDERQGTVVRLQEDLEDLNAEIERKGEDEQLRIKSEIEEIKGEISRFEDKIEASEAAIEEAESNRREAFVEIDRKQEQIDDLESEMREHKLEKASLKSEIQERAAERDELEAEIEAVDTEFDELKAELAERKDDLEEAKTEKNDLQREQDRLLDEARRRSTEIEEKEAAIEAKREEIPEIESRRNDLERELEKAEKNRENIAGVVDDLKSEKRRIQSDVDELDDEIQAKQQEYAELEANAGESGDTSFGRAVTTILNAGINGVHGAVAQLGSVPGEYAVACETAAGGRLANVVVNDDVVGQQCIDHLKSRNAGRATFLPLTDMSQRRLPSAPSDPGVVDFAYNLVDFDDQFAGVFSYVLGDTLVVEDLETARSYMGDYRMVTLDGDLVEKSGAMTGGSGSGSRYSFTGGGEGQLERVAKQITELQEERESLREELRDVEERLDDARDRKTDATDEVRSIENERENLEEKRDTIEAEIEALEEDLDDLEDERESVDERMTEISGEIEEKTAAVEEIEADIADLETELEDSKIPELTAQIEELEAEIDDREDQIADLDSKLNELSLEKEYAEDAIEDRHDEIEAAQNRKAEHEEQIEEFEDEIEAKEDKLEEKREAVAELEEELTELKEERSELKDELADARAERDQQQDRVNAVESKLEDCRNRVSDLEWEIESLESEVGDYDPEDVPDHETVLEMIDLLGADMEAMEPVNMLAIDEYDEVRSDLEELEDARATLVEEAEGIRDRIEQYETQKKATFMDSYDEIAAQFTEIFEKLSEGTGTLHLENEADPFDGGLTMKAQPGDKPIQRLDAMSGGEKSLTALAFIFAIQRHNPAPFYALDEVDAFLDAVNAERIGEMVDELADEAQFVVVSHRSAMLDRSERAIGVTMQQDNVSAVTGIDLSDGEDAGGEEVPVSD from the coding sequence ATGTATATCAAGGCACTCGTTCTGGACAATTTCAAGAGCTTCGGCCGCAAGACGAAAATTCCGTTCTACGAGGACTTTACGGTTATCACGGGCCCGAACGGCTCGGGCAAGTCGAACATCATCGACGCCGTCCTCTTCGCGCTCGGACTGGCCCGTACCCGCGGGATCCGCGCGGAGAAGCTGACCGATCTCATCTACAACCCCGGTCACGACGACGGCGATAGCTCCGGCGGCCCTCGCGAGGCGACCGTCGAGGTCATCCTCGATAATTCCGACGGAACGCTCACCCGGTCGCAGGTCGTCAACGCCGCCGGCAGCGAGGACGTCGGCGATGTCGACGAGATCCGCATCCGCCGCCGGGTTAAGGAAACCGAGGACAACTACTACTCCTACTACTATCTGAACGATCGCGCGGTCAACCTCTCGGACATTCAGGATCTCCTCGCGCAGGCGGGCGTCACGCCGGAGGGGTACAACGTCGTCATGCAGGGCGACGTCACCGAGATCATCAACATGACGCCCCACGCTCGCCGAGAGATCATCGACGAGATCGCCGGCGTCGCCGAGTTCGACGCGAAGAAGGAGGACGCCTTCGAGGAACTCGAGGTCGTCGAGGAACGCATCGACGAGGCCGAACTGCGCATCGAGGAGAAACGCGACCGCCTCGACCAGCTCGCCGACGAACGCCGGCAGGCCATGCGCTACCGCCGGCTGCGCCGCGAGAAGGAGGAGTACGAGGGCTACAAGAAGGCCAGCGAGCTCGAGGAGAAACGCGACGAGCTCGCCGACGCCGAGGAGACGGCCGCCGAACTCGAGGGCGAACTCGAGGACCTTCAGCGCGAACTCGACGAGCGCCAGGGCACGGTCGTCCGCCTCCAGGAGGATCTGGAGGATTTAAACGCCGAAATCGAACGCAAAGGCGAGGACGAACAGCTCCGGATCAAAAGCGAAATCGAGGAGATCAAAGGCGAGATCTCCCGGTTCGAGGACAAGATCGAAGCCAGCGAGGCCGCCATCGAGGAGGCCGAATCGAACCGCCGCGAGGCGTTCGTCGAGATCGACCGCAAGCAGGAGCAGATCGACGACCTCGAGAGCGAGATGCGCGAGCACAAACTCGAGAAGGCCTCCCTCAAGAGCGAAATTCAGGAACGGGCGGCCGAGCGCGACGAACTCGAGGCCGAGATCGAAGCTGTCGACACCGAGTTCGACGAACTGAAGGCCGAACTCGCCGAGCGCAAGGACGACCTCGAGGAAGCGAAAACCGAGAAGAACGACCTCCAGCGCGAGCAGGACCGACTGCTCGACGAGGCCCGACGCCGCTCGACCGAAATCGAGGAGAAGGAGGCGGCGATCGAGGCGAAACGCGAGGAGATCCCCGAGATCGAGAGCCGACGCAACGATCTCGAGCGGGAACTCGAGAAGGCCGAGAAGAACCGCGAGAACATCGCGGGCGTCGTCGACGACCTCAAAAGCGAGAAGCGCCGCATCCAGTCCGACGTCGACGAACTGGACGACGAGATTCAGGCTAAACAACAGGAGTACGCCGAACTCGAGGCCAACGCGGGTGAGAGCGGCGACACCTCCTTCGGCCGCGCGGTGACGACGATCCTCAACGCGGGGATCAACGGCGTCCACGGCGCCGTCGCCCAGCTGGGATCGGTGCCGGGCGAGTACGCCGTCGCCTGCGAGACCGCGGCGGGCGGACGCCTCGCGAACGTGGTCGTCAACGACGATGTCGTCGGCCAGCAGTGTATCGACCACCTCAAGTCGCGCAACGCGGGTCGGGCGACGTTCCTCCCGCTGACGGACATGAGCCAGCGCCGACTCCCGTCGGCGCCGAGCGATCCGGGCGTCGTCGACTTCGCGTACAACCTCGTCGACTTCGACGACCAGTTCGCCGGCGTCTTCTCGTACGTGCTCGGCGACACCCTCGTGGTCGAGGACCTCGAGACGGCCCGTTCGTACATGGGCGACTACCGCATGGTCACCCTCGACGGCGACCTGGTCGAGAAGAGCGGCGCGATGACCGGCGGTTCCGGCAGCGGCTCCCGGTATTCCTTTACCGGCGGCGGCGAGGGCCAACTCGAGCGCGTCGCCAAGCAGATCACCGAACTCCAGGAGGAGCGCGAGTCCCTCCGCGAGGAGCTACGCGACGTCGAAGAACGGCTGGACGACGCCCGCGACCGCAAGACCGACGCGACCGACGAGGTGCGGTCGATCGAGAACGAACGCGAGAATCTCGAGGAAAAGCGAGACACCATCGAGGCCGAGATCGAGGCCCTCGAAGAGGACCTCGACGATCTGGAGGACGAACGGGAGTCCGTCGACGAGCGGATGACCGAAATTTCCGGGGAGATCGAGGAGAAGACCGCCGCGGTCGAGGAGATCGAGGCCGACATCGCAGACCTCGAGACCGAACTCGAGGACTCGAAGATCCCCGAACTCACCGCTCAGATCGAGGAACTCGAGGCCGAGATCGACGACCGCGAGGACCAGATCGCCGACCTCGACAGCAAACTCAACGAGCTGAGCTTGGAGAAGGAGTACGCCGAGGACGCCATCGAGGACCGCCACGACGAGATCGAGGCGGCCCAGAACCGCAAGGCCGAACACGAGGAGCAGATCGAGGAGTTCGAGGACGAAATCGAGGCGAAGGAAGACAAACTCGAGGAGAAACGCGAGGCCGTCGCGGAGCTAGAGGAAGAGCTCACCGAACTCAAGGAAGAACGTAGCGAACTCAAGGACGAACTCGCCGACGCGCGGGCCGAACGCGACCAGCAACAGGACCGGGTCAACGCCGTCGAGAGCAAACTCGAGGACTGTCGCAACCGCGTCAGCGACCTCGAGTGGGAGATCGAGAGCCTCGAGTCGGAGGTCGGCGACTACGACCCCGAGGACGTCCCCGACCACGAGACCGTCCTCGAGATGATCGACCTCCTGGGAGCAGATATGGAGGCGATGGAGCCGGTGAACATGCTCGCGATCGACGAGTACGACGAGGTTCGCAGCGACCTCGAGGAACTCGAGGACGCGAGGGCGACGCTGGTCGAGGAGGCGGAGGGGATCCGCGACCGGATCGAGCAGTACGAGACCCAGAAGAAGGCGACGTTCATGGACTCCTACGACGAGATCGCCGCGCAGTTTACCGAGATCTTCGAGAAGCTCTCGGAGGGGACCGGCACGCTGCACTTAGAGAACGAGGCGGACCCCTTCGACGGCGGGCTGACGATGAAGGCCCAGCCGGGCGACAAGCCCATTCAGCGACTGGACGCGATGTCCGGCGGCGAGAAGTCGCTGACCGCGCTGGCGTTTATCTTCGCGATCCAGCGGCACAATCCGGCGCCGTTCTACGCCCTAGACGAGGTCGACGCCTTCCTCGACGCCGTTAACGCCGAGCGCATCGGCGAGATGGTCGACGAACTCGCCGACGAGGCCCAGTTCGTCGTCGTCTCCCATCGCTCGGCGATGCTCGACCGCTCCGAGCGGGCCATCGGCGTCACGATGCAACAGGATAACGTCAGCGCCGTCACCGGGATCGATCTGAGCGACGGCGAAGACGCCGGTGGTGAGGAGGTGCCTGTTAGTGACTAG
- a CDS encoding DUF7518 family protein: protein MSNNRVEELESTVAELESTVEGLTDELIEAKERIRVLEAELDAETPTRVPNRRVSEGESEADVDVTAEAEPDEVAEAAADAEPDEESTTDEAEDSGSDDIIVA, encoded by the coding sequence ATGTCGAACAACCGCGTCGAAGAGCTCGAATCGACGGTTGCGGAACTCGAGTCGACGGTGGAGGGACTGACGGACGAACTGATCGAGGCCAAGGAGCGCATTCGCGTTCTCGAGGCCGAACTCGACGCCGAGACGCCGACTCGCGTTCCCAACCGGCGCGTCTCCGAGGGAGAGAGCGAAGCGGACGTCGACGTGACTGCCGAGGCCGAGCCGGACGAGGTCGCTGAGGCCGCGGCCGACGCCGAGCCGGACGAGGAGTCGACGACCGACGAAGCGGAAGACTCAGGTAGCGACGATATTATTGTCGCATAA
- a CDS encoding transcription factor S, producing MEFCDECGSMMKADDGLWKCGSCGYTEPKGDADEYVVTDSQEASEIIESSGETSLPETDAHCPECGNDRAHWYMQQIRSADESETRFFICTECEHKWREDDN from the coding sequence ATGGAATTTTGTGACGAATGCGGTTCGATGATGAAAGCCGACGACGGCCTCTGGAAGTGCGGAAGCTGCGGCTACACTGAACCCAAGGGCGACGCGGATGAGTACGTCGTGACTGACAGCCAGGAGGCCAGTGAGATTATCGAGTCCTCCGGCGAGACCTCGCTGCCCGAGACCGACGCCCACTGTCCCGAGTGCGGTAACGACCGCGCCCACTGGTACATGCAACAGATCCGCTCGGCCGACGAGTCCGAGACTCGATTCTTCATCTGTACCGAATGCGAGCACAAGTGGCGCGAAGACGATAACTGA
- the glmM gene encoding phosphoglucosamine mutase yields MFGTSGIRGAVGDEVTAELALSVGRALATEGYERVVVGRDVRESGTVLVDALSAGVRECGGDVVEVGVVPTPTVARGVDWLEADAGVVITASHNPATDNGIKLWSPSGQAFDTERRETIASRVETDRYDLAAWDGLGNRSRDDGLLERHVEAITDRVDDLEGLEVVVDVGNGAGSVTADALLELGASVRTLNAQQDGRFPGRPSEPNEETLGDLQELVGATDADLGVAHDGDGDRMVAVDERGRFVPKDLLLALFARDAVGTGDRVAAPVDTSLAVDDALADVGASVTRTAVGDVYVAERATEPDVVFGGEPSGAWIWPDETLCPDGPLAAAKLAAMAADEGSLASLVDDLETYPIRRTSIEVDDKERVMETVESTVRERYDEIDALDGVRIDHGDGWTLVRPSGTEPVVRITAEARDDERAEALFEDAREIVLEANEESDVAPAE; encoded by the coding sequence ATGTTCGGAACGAGCGGTATCAGGGGAGCGGTGGGCGACGAGGTGACGGCCGAGCTGGCGCTGTCGGTCGGCCGAGCGCTCGCCACCGAGGGGTACGAACGAGTCGTCGTCGGCCGCGACGTCCGCGAGAGCGGGACGGTTCTGGTCGACGCGCTTTCCGCCGGCGTCCGCGAGTGCGGCGGAGACGTCGTCGAGGTCGGCGTCGTGCCGACGCCGACGGTCGCCCGCGGCGTCGACTGGCTCGAGGCCGACGCGGGCGTCGTGATCACGGCCTCGCACAACCCGGCCACGGACAACGGCATCAAACTCTGGTCGCCCTCCGGCCAGGCCTTCGACACCGAACGCCGCGAGACCATCGCGAGCCGCGTCGAGACCGACCGGTACGACCTCGCGGCCTGGGACGGCCTCGGGAACCGAAGCCGGGACGACGGACTGCTCGAGCGCCACGTCGAGGCGATTACCGACCGCGTCGACGACCTCGAGGGGCTGGAGGTCGTCGTCGACGTCGGCAACGGCGCCGGGAGCGTGACCGCCGACGCCCTCCTCGAGTTGGGCGCGTCAGTCCGCACCCTGAACGCCCAGCAGGACGGCCGGTTCCCCGGACGGCCCAGCGAACCCAACGAGGAGACGCTCGGGGACCTCCAGGAACTCGTCGGTGCGACCGACGCCGATCTGGGCGTGGCCCACGACGGCGACGGCGACCGGATGGTGGCCGTCGACGAGCGCGGCCGGTTCGTCCCGAAGGACCTCCTGCTCGCGCTGTTCGCCCGCGACGCGGTCGGCACCGGCGACCGGGTCGCCGCGCCCGTGGACACGAGCCTTGCCGTCGACGACGCGCTCGCGGACGTCGGCGCCTCGGTGACCCGCACCGCCGTCGGCGACGTCTACGTCGCCGAGCGGGCGACCGAACCCGACGTCGTCTTCGGCGGCGAACCCAGCGGCGCGTGGATCTGGCCCGACGAGACGCTCTGCCCCGACGGCCCGCTGGCGGCCGCCAAACTCGCGGCGATGGCCGCCGACGAGGGCTCGCTCGCGAGTCTGGTCGACGACCTCGAGACCTACCCCATCCGCCGGACCTCGATCGAGGTCGACGACAAGGAGCGGGTCATGGAAACCGTCGAGTCGACGGTCCGCGAGCGCTACGACGAGATCGACGCCCTCGACGGGGTCCGCATCGATCACGGCGACGGCTGGACGCTCGTTCGCCCCAGCGGCACCGAACCCGTGGTCCGCATCACCGCCGAAGCCCGCGACGACGAGCGCGCCGAGGCGCTGTTCGAGGACGCCCGCGAAATCGTCCTCGAGGCGAACGAGGAATCGGATGTGGCGCCCGCCGAATGA
- a CDS encoding DHH family phosphoesterase — MIVRNGSTSGTFRRSGTALVGPVREFLESLEPLMLSLFVVATVAVAVGGWWVVSWFRRPPGVRFQRLLGEYDHVAVVMHPNPDPDAMSCAMGVARIAETVDTEATLQYAGEIRHQENRAFRTVLDLDLEAIEASSELAADAVVLVDHNTPRGFAGSQTVEPIAVIDHHPGNGAGTEFTDVRTGYGAASTIIVEYLDELGATMNGGDGLEVSPELATGLLYGIQSDTKHLTNGCSRAEFDACAALFGAIDEDLLDRVANPQVSDDVLQVKATAITEKRVEGPFAVCDVGEISNVDAIPQAADELMQLEGVTAVVVYGERDGTIHLSGRSRDDRVHMGETLRHAISDIPMANAGGHARMGGGQVSVDHMDGIGTSEGISRDEFEQRLFSAMSGER, encoded by the coding sequence ATGATCGTTCGGAACGGCTCGACCAGCGGCACGTTCCGCCGGTCGGGTACGGCGCTGGTCGGGCCGGTCCGCGAGTTCCTCGAGTCCCTCGAGCCGCTGATGCTCTCGCTGTTCGTGGTGGCGACCGTCGCGGTCGCCGTCGGCGGCTGGTGGGTCGTCAGCTGGTTCCGGCGGCCGCCGGGCGTTCGCTTCCAGCGGCTGCTGGGGGAGTACGACCACGTCGCGGTGGTGATGCACCCGAATCCGGACCCCGACGCGATGTCCTGTGCGATGGGCGTCGCCCGGATCGCCGAGACCGTCGACACCGAGGCGACGCTGCAGTACGCCGGCGAGATCCGCCACCAGGAGAACCGAGCGTTTCGGACCGTCCTCGATCTGGACCTCGAGGCCATCGAGGCGAGTTCGGAACTGGCCGCCGACGCCGTCGTCCTCGTCGATCACAACACGCCTCGCGGGTTCGCGGGCTCCCAGACCGTCGAACCGATCGCGGTGATCGACCACCATCCCGGCAACGGCGCGGGGACGGAGTTCACCGACGTCCGGACGGGGTACGGCGCCGCCTCGACCATCATCGTCGAGTATCTCGACGAACTCGGCGCGACGATGAACGGCGGGGACGGCCTCGAGGTCTCGCCGGAGCTGGCGACCGGGCTGCTCTACGGCATCCAGTCGGACACGAAGCACCTGACCAACGGCTGCTCGCGGGCGGAGTTCGACGCCTGCGCGGCGCTGTTCGGCGCGATCGACGAGGACCTGCTCGATCGGGTCGCCAACCCGCAGGTCAGCGACGACGTCCTGCAGGTCAAGGCGACGGCGATCACCGAGAAACGCGTCGAGGGCCCCTTCGCCGTCTGCGACGTCGGCGAAATCTCGAACGTCGACGCGATCCCGCAGGCCGCAGACGAACTGATGCAGTTAGAGGGCGTGACGGCGGTCGTCGTCTACGGCGAACGCGACGGGACGATCCACCTCTCGGGGCGCTCCCGGGACGATCGGGTCCACATGGGCGAGACGCTCCGCCACGCCATCAGCGACATTCCGATGGCGAACGCGGGCGGCCACGCCCGGATGGGCGGCGGCCAGGTCTCGGTCGATCACATGGACGGGATCGGTACCTCCGAGGGCATCTCGAGGGACGAGTTCGAGCAGCGGCTGTTCTCGGCGATGTCCGGCGAACGGTAG
- a CDS encoding SDR family oxidoreductase, producing MNIAILGCGHVGLELGRQLTDRGHEAIGVRRSDEGVEAIEDAGFEAVQADVTDREGLAAVPDVDAIVFAASSGGRGAEAAREVYVEGLRTAVEQFGERENGPERLVYTSSTGVHGDHDGDWVDEATPIEPTTEKTEVLAEAERIARESPAEYGFEGTVARYAGLYGPGRYRLERYLEGPVTEGYLNMVHRDDAAGAVRYLLEEDLARGEVVQVVDDEPAHKWEFADWLAERCEVEQPPKQTKAERLADDDVSEAGKRRILTSKRCANEKLRDLGYEFAYPTYREGYRDAIEAYRDGERGI from the coding sequence ATGAACATTGCAATTCTGGGCTGTGGGCACGTCGGCCTCGAGTTGGGCCGCCAACTGACCGACCGCGGCCACGAGGCGATCGGCGTGCGCCGATCGGACGAGGGGGTTGAGGCGATCGAAGATGCCGGCTTCGAGGCCGTGCAGGCCGACGTCACCGACCGCGAGGGACTCGCGGCCGTTCCGGACGTCGACGCCATCGTCTTCGCGGCCAGCAGCGGCGGCCGCGGGGCGGAGGCGGCCCGCGAGGTCTACGTCGAGGGGCTCCGGACGGCCGTCGAGCAGTTCGGCGAGCGCGAGAACGGGCCCGAGCGACTGGTCTACACCTCCTCGACGGGCGTCCACGGCGACCACGACGGCGACTGGGTCGACGAGGCGACGCCGATCGAGCCCACCACCGAGAAGACCGAGGTGCTCGCCGAGGCCGAACGGATCGCCCGCGAGTCGCCCGCCGAGTACGGCTTCGAGGGCACCGTCGCGCGCTACGCCGGCCTCTACGGCCCCGGCCGCTACCGCCTCGAGCGCTATCTCGAGGGGCCCGTCACCGAGGGCTACCTGAACATGGTCCACCGCGACGACGCCGCGGGGGCCGTCCGCTATCTGCTCGAGGAGGACCTCGCGCGCGGGGAAGTCGTTCAGGTTGTCGACGACGAACCCGCCCACAAGTGGGAGTTCGCGGACTGGCTGGCCGAGCGGTGCGAGGTCGAGCAGCCGCCCAAACAGACGAAGGCGGAGCGACTGGCCGACGACGACGTCTCCGAGGCCGGCAAGCGGCGCATCCTGACGAGCAAGCGCTGTGCCAACGAGAAACTGCGCGATCTGGGCTACGAGTTCGCGTATCCGACCTACCGCGAGGGGTATCGGGACGCGATCGAGGCCTACCGGGACGGCGAGCGAGGGATCTGA
- a CDS encoding DUF5791 family protein, whose product MFYEQRMNAPESPADLRAEYEDDLRAVVTQHGVDAVADQTDVDRETANALLEGDSPDLTLPEAAQIQALADGEPEPDEMVEIACDHLLLGMTTAVLDVDAVESELAIEMDAKEVQQKIERRAPMSFEEFVHIQYVIADGAP is encoded by the coding sequence ATGTTCTACGAACAACGGATGAACGCCCCGGAGTCGCCCGCCGACCTCCGCGCCGAGTACGAGGACGACCTCCGGGCGGTCGTCACCCAGCACGGCGTCGACGCCGTCGCCGACCAGACAGATGTCGACCGCGAAACCGCCAACGCGCTCCTCGAGGGGGACTCGCCTGATCTCACGCTCCCCGAAGCGGCCCAGATCCAGGCGCTCGCGGACGGCGAGCCCGAGCCCGACGAGATGGTCGAGATCGCCTGCGACCACCTCCTGTTGGGGATGACCACCGCCGTCCTCGACGTCGACGCCGTCGAGAGCGAGCTCGCGATCGAGATGGACGCGAAGGAGGTCCAGCAGAAGATCGAGCGGCGCGCGCCGATGTCCTTCGAGGAGTTCGTCCACATCCAGTACGTGATCGCCGACGGGGCGCCCTGA
- a CDS encoding tubulin/FtsZ family protein: MKVALIGVGQAGGKVAERLARFDAEMGFGAVQGALAVNSAEPDLQSLEYVDTQLIGADRVNGHGVGGDNELGTEIMQADIQQVLDSIDGRVTSKAEGIFVVAGLGGGTGSGGAPVVVHHLQQIYDVPVYALGVLPGRNEGALYQANAGRSLKTIVREADATLLVDNDAWHEQGESVESAFETINERIAKRVGLLFASGEAVEGVGESVVDSSEVINTLRAGGIAALGYATEVASEDSAENVNTAMSVSRQALLTGTSLPDATTADSALLVIAGEPDRIPRKGVERARRWLEDETGSMQVRGGDFPLESERLGALVLLGGAERSDRIGEFVERAREANKAQEREEEKTDPAEQFADDRLEDLF; this comes from the coding sequence ATGAAAGTTGCCCTGATCGGTGTTGGTCAGGCCGGTGGCAAGGTCGCTGAACGGCTCGCCCGCTTCGACGCGGAGATGGGGTTCGGAGCCGTTCAGGGCGCGCTGGCCGTCAACTCCGCCGAACCGGACCTCCAGTCCCTCGAGTACGTCGACACGCAGTTGATCGGCGCCGACCGCGTCAACGGCCACGGCGTCGGCGGCGACAACGAACTCGGGACCGAGATCATGCAGGCGGACATCCAGCAGGTGCTGGACTCGATCGACGGCCGCGTCACCTCCAAAGCGGAGGGAATCTTCGTCGTCGCCGGCCTCGGCGGCGGCACCGGTAGCGGCGGCGCGCCGGTCGTCGTCCACCACCTCCAGCAGATCTACGACGTCCCCGTCTACGCGCTCGGGGTCCTCCCGGGACGCAACGAGGGCGCGCTCTATCAGGCCAACGCGGGTCGGTCGCTGAAGACGATCGTCCGCGAGGCCGACGCGACGCTGCTGGTCGACAACGACGCCTGGCACGAACAGGGCGAGAGCGTCGAGAGCGCCTTCGAGACGATCAACGAGCGGATCGCCAAGCGAGTCGGCCTGCTCTTCGCCTCCGGCGAGGCCGTCGAAGGTGTGGGTGAGAGCGTGGTCGACTCGAGCGAGGTCATCAACACGCTTCGAGCGGGCGGGATCGCCGCCCTGGGGTACGCCACCGAGGTCGCCAGCGAGGACAGCGCCGAGAACGTCAACACGGCCATGAGCGTCTCGCGACAGGCGCTGCTGACGGGCACCAGCCTCCCGGACGCGACGACGGCCGACTCGGCCCTGCTGGTCATCGCCGGCGAACCCGATCGCATCCCGCGCAAGGGCGTCGAACGCGCCCGCCGCTGGCTCGAGGACGAGACCGGCAGCATGCAGGTCCGGGGCGGGGACTTCCCGCTCGAGAGCGAGCGACTGGGCGCGCTCGTCCTGTTGGGCGGTGCGGAACGCTCCGATCGCATTGGTGAGTTCGTGGAGCGCGCACGCGAGGCCAACAAGGCCCAGGAGCGCGAGGAGGAGAAGACCGATCCGGCCGAACAGTTCGCCGACGACCGGCTCGAGGACCTCTTTTAG